One genomic region from Solirubrobacterales bacterium encodes:
- a CDS encoding type IV secretion system DNA-binding domain-containing protein, whose protein sequence is MAALAVGDRSDDQLETRELRFGSELDANQVEAVLTGITALPRGSRLTFDCVSDQFGVRHFVHGSRHAVAMLSSRLRGVVPTIRIETTSEHEEFTPTSTARINGSHRHMLLSESNAVQSIAALLAALTEPLSDGERMLLRVVVYATRSPRLPADGVTPLLRRHRLPKRHTARVQAKYDGPVLATQTLVAVQSKSARRADMHVRRVVQALRACQGEFGQLHARRTSSRAARLSHRDLIPRRQVLSPGELTSIIGWPIGAPNLMGLKLGIGPMLPAPRNLPSHGRQFALSTATQSADRPIAQPIAGSLQHSVIVGPTGSGKSTLLSSLIRQDIHEGRGCFVLDMKGDLVEDLLSQIPPHRQRDVVLLDPSSDHDQPGLRLFPPGETDIDLSADVMLSTLQELFADSWGVRSSQFFRLGLVTLGTYARGKLTDLPRLFHDRTFRARVLSGVGDRYVLAAWQRFESLSTAEQLQQLSSPMTKLEQLVGRRSLRSILGQSNPKLHFGEVLARRRIAPFLAYIDEIAALGALPLPLDGLLERARGLGVGLTLSPQALSQLSKTVQAAVLANVGTFATFRQSGSQEAKTAAAALPGVSAEQLAHLGRFEIAIRMSLGPGATSPVMTGRCLPLPPGVSDASAIREVAASNWGGKADDDALSEERPVAADADQRASNRRRRTS, encoded by the coding sequence CGGTGCTGACGGGCATCACTGCGCTGCCTCGCGGAAGTCGGTTGACGTTCGACTGCGTGAGCGATCAGTTCGGAGTCCGGCATTTCGTACACGGCTCCCGGCACGCGGTGGCCATGCTGTCGTCGCGACTACGCGGTGTCGTCCCAACTATCCGCATCGAAACGACAAGTGAGCACGAAGAGTTCACGCCAACGTCAACGGCCCGAATCAATGGATCCCATCGTCACATGCTTCTCAGTGAGTCGAATGCGGTCCAATCGATTGCGGCGTTGCTTGCCGCCCTAACTGAGCCGCTTTCCGACGGCGAACGCATGCTGCTGCGAGTGGTCGTTTACGCGACTCGATCTCCGCGCCTTCCAGCAGACGGTGTCACGCCACTTCTAAGGCGGCACCGACTGCCGAAGCGCCACACAGCGCGAGTCCAGGCGAAGTACGACGGACCAGTGCTGGCCACGCAAACCTTGGTTGCCGTTCAATCCAAGTCGGCGCGTCGCGCGGACATGCACGTTCGTCGAGTCGTACAAGCGCTCCGCGCGTGTCAGGGAGAATTCGGGCAACTGCACGCGAGGCGCACCTCATCGAGAGCGGCGAGGCTCTCCCACCGCGACCTGATCCCAAGGCGACAGGTTCTTTCGCCCGGAGAACTCACATCGATCATCGGTTGGCCAATTGGCGCACCGAACCTAATGGGACTCAAGCTCGGTATCGGTCCGATGCTTCCTGCGCCGCGCAATCTTCCTTCTCATGGCCGTCAATTTGCTCTCTCAACGGCAACCCAGTCTGCGGACCGCCCCATCGCCCAGCCGATTGCAGGGTCATTGCAGCACTCGGTTATCGTCGGCCCAACCGGGTCGGGGAAGTCAACGCTGCTCTCCAGTCTCATTCGTCAGGACATCCACGAGGGCCGGGGTTGCTTTGTACTGGACATGAAGGGAGACCTCGTGGAAGATCTCCTCAGTCAAATACCGCCGCATCGCCAGCGTGACGTCGTACTTCTAGATCCCTCGTCCGACCACGACCAGCCTGGCCTCCGCCTATTCCCGCCGGGCGAGACCGACATCGACCTTTCTGCCGACGTGATGCTTTCGACGCTTCAAGAGTTGTTTGCCGATTCTTGGGGTGTGAGATCGAGTCAGTTCTTCCGACTCGGCCTCGTCACGCTCGGCACGTACGCGCGCGGCAAGCTGACGGATCTCCCCCGGCTCTTTCACGACCGGACTTTTCGTGCCCGAGTGCTCAGCGGTGTCGGCGACAGGTATGTACTCGCTGCGTGGCAACGCTTCGAATCGTTGAGCACGGCCGAACAGCTTCAGCAGCTTTCCTCACCAATGACGAAGCTTGAGCAACTCGTGGGCAGGCGCTCGCTTCGTTCAATCCTCGGCCAGAGCAATCCGAAGCTCCATTTCGGAGAAGTGCTCGCGCGTCGTCGAATCGCTCCTTTTCTCGCCTACATCGACGAGATCGCAGCGCTCGGAGCGCTCCCTCTGCCCCTCGACGGACTGCTGGAGCGCGCTCGCGGACTCGGCGTCGGCCTCACATTGAGCCCGCAGGCCCTTTCCCAGCTGAGTAAAACCGTTCAAGCTGCGGTTCTCGCAAATGTAGGAACCTTCGCCACGTTCCGCCAGTCTGGAAGTCAGGAAGCCAAAACAGCCGCAGCGGCCCTGCCCGGAGTGAGCGCAGAGCAACTCGCACATCTCGGTCGCTTCGAGATCGCGATTCGTATGAGCTTGGGTCCGGGCGCGACGTCACCGGTGATGACCGGGAGATGCTTGCCGCTTCCGCCGGGCGTCTCTGATGCGAGCGCGATTCGCGAGGTCGCCGCGAGCAACTGGGGAGGCAAAGCAGATGATGACGCGCTGTCGGAAGAACGTCCAGTCGCAGCGGACGCCGACCAGCGCGCGTCCAACCGGCGAAGGAGGACGAGTTGA
- a CDS encoding replication-relaxation family protein, with translation MSRVGHAQLIEVVERCGERRQRIVETVCELKLITGQQLQRLFFTSGASLSADRRHATRELRWLTENKLLHRLERRVGGRESGSQAFIYCIGPVGRRAVEFWRGHGLQRSRSTWEPGAAFVDHALAVTELYVKLHENEQLELLKWQSEPSCWRTHPGSVGEERWVKPDAFVIVGDQKFEHFWFIEIDRGTERLATLRRKFQAYADYAASGREQRDHGLFPHVVWIAPSEKRSHVLMDLATTFSAICKFVSTTDELAVQRISGVTR, from the coding sequence ATGAGCCGCGTAGGCCATGCTCAACTCATCGAGGTAGTGGAGCGATGCGGCGAGAGGCGCCAGCGCATCGTGGAGACGGTGTGTGAGCTGAAGCTCATCACCGGACAACAGTTGCAGCGGCTGTTTTTCACCTCCGGCGCGAGCCTCTCGGCAGATCGTCGACACGCGACGCGGGAGCTGCGCTGGCTCACCGAGAACAAGCTGTTGCATCGACTTGAACGCCGGGTCGGTGGACGCGAGTCGGGTTCGCAAGCGTTCATCTACTGCATTGGTCCGGTCGGTCGGCGCGCCGTTGAGTTCTGGCGAGGTCACGGATTGCAGCGTTCTCGATCGACATGGGAGCCGGGTGCTGCCTTTGTCGACCATGCCCTTGCGGTCACCGAGCTGTACGTGAAGCTGCACGAGAACGAACAACTCGAGCTTCTCAAGTGGCAGTCTGAGCCGTCGTGCTGGCGCACTCACCCCGGTTCGGTTGGCGAAGAACGGTGGGTGAAACCAGACGCCTTCGTCATCGTCGGTGATCAGAAATTCGAACACTTCTGGTTCATCGAGATCGATCGCGGCACCGAGCGCCTCGCCACACTTCGCCGGAAGTTTCAGGCGTACGCGGATTACGCCGCATCTGGTCGCGAGCAACGGGACCACGGGCTTTTCCCCCACGTCGTTTGGATTGCTCCGAGCGAGAAGCGTTCGCACGTTCTCATGGACCTCGCGACGACGTTCTCAGCCATCTGCAAGTTCGTCTCAACGACTGATGAACTCGCCGTGCAACGGATTTCGGGAGTCACGCGATGA
- a CDS encoding site-specific DNA-methyltransferase: MKNDATDRPPLYGDLRKWALVKADSLALMAKLPDGCVSAVVTDPPYGIAFAGASWDGGSGNESLATGEGFQEFCREWAKEVHRILKPGGYLVAFGASRTAHRLTCGIEDAGLEIRDELLWMYSSGMPKSRRLPGGRGTALKPTYEPAVLARKPFVKQLSGKPGTTLDSIRRFGTGALNIDETRIPRANSDPGPDNYWPPNVILTHESACTADSCDDECTVALIDRIGADVDRPLSRIFHAGKAAQTEREAGLAGLRATAKPIFSASKYNAKPRRNAHPTVKPLSVMEWVIRLVAPKDSLVVDPFAGSGSTGCAAMLAGRSFLGIEREDEYVSIARARLRHWAKEADRRAS, encoded by the coding sequence ATGAAGAACGACGCAACCGACCGACCGCCGCTTTACGGCGACCTTCGCAAATGGGCGTTGGTGAAAGCCGACAGCCTCGCGTTGATGGCGAAGTTGCCCGACGGATGTGTCTCGGCAGTGGTCACCGATCCGCCTTACGGGATCGCGTTTGCGGGAGCATCCTGGGACGGCGGATCCGGAAACGAGTCCCTCGCGACCGGCGAAGGGTTTCAGGAGTTCTGTCGCGAATGGGCCAAGGAGGTTCACCGAATTCTCAAGCCCGGTGGTTATCTCGTGGCGTTTGGAGCGAGCCGCACCGCGCATCGATTGACATGCGGGATTGAGGATGCCGGTCTGGAGATCCGCGATGAACTCCTTTGGATGTACTCAAGCGGCATGCCTAAGAGCAGGCGACTGCCCGGTGGACGCGGAACGGCGTTGAAGCCTACCTACGAACCAGCGGTCCTCGCCCGCAAGCCCTTCGTCAAGCAGCTATCCGGCAAACCGGGCACCACTCTTGACTCGATTCGCCGGTTTGGGACGGGCGCGCTCAATATCGACGAGACGCGGATTCCTCGCGCGAATTCCGACCCTGGTCCGGACAACTACTGGCCGCCGAACGTGATCCTCACACACGAGTCAGCCTGCACCGCCGACAGTTGCGATGACGAATGCACGGTCGCCCTGATTGACCGGATCGGAGCTGACGTCGATCGACCGCTCTCTCGCATCTTCCACGCAGGGAAAGCAGCCCAGACCGAACGAGAAGCCGGATTAGCCGGACTCCGAGCCACAGCCAAACCGATTTTCTCGGCGTCGAAGTACAACGCGAAACCTCGGCGAAACGCGCACCCCACTGTCAAGCCGCTATCGGTGATGGAGTGGGTAATCCGACTCGTTGCTCCGAAGGATTCTCTTGTCGTCGACCCGTTTGCGGGGTCAGGCTCGACGGGCTGTGCGGCGATGCTCGCTGGCCGCTCATTCCTCGGCATCGAGCGCGAAGACGAATATGTATCGATCGCCCGCGCAAGGCTCCGTCACTGGGCTAAGGAGGCGGACCGACGTGCGAGCTAA
- a CDS encoding LemA family protein yields the protein MTLPVIVSAAVGLFAVWAIYTYNFLIHARTKVREGMSGVDVQLKLRHDLVPNLNEVVRAYADHEQELMRSAAAHRSRAIAAERPEDVEAVENALAKDLSRMIAVAEEYPQLKAAEKFIALADELAVIEDEIQAARALYNANVEFFNTRAQSIPISLIAMWMTPNAFAYLRLDPVDFNAVAPRVGEFAA from the coding sequence ATGACTCTCCCAGTCATCGTCTCCGCAGCAGTTGGTCTGTTTGCTGTCTGGGCGATCTACACCTACAACTTTTTGATCCACGCGCGCACCAAGGTGCGCGAGGGCATGAGCGGCGTTGACGTCCAGCTCAAGCTTCGTCACGATCTGGTGCCAAACCTCAACGAGGTGGTTCGCGCGTACGCCGATCACGAGCAGGAGCTGATGCGTTCCGCCGCCGCACATCGCAGTCGGGCGATCGCCGCAGAACGCCCCGAAGACGTGGAAGCAGTCGAGAACGCCCTGGCAAAGGATCTCTCCAGGATGATCGCGGTGGCCGAGGAGTATCCGCAGCTGAAGGCAGCCGAGAAGTTCATCGCTCTTGCGGATGAGCTCGCCGTGATCGAGGACGAGATCCAGGCGGCTCGCGCGCTCTACAACGCAAACGTCGAGTTCTTCAACACGCGCGCACAGAGCATCCCGATCTCGCTGATCGCGATGTGGATGACGCCGAATGCCTTTGCGTATCTGCGGCTCGATCCAGTTGACTTCAACGCCGTTGCGCCGCGAGTGGGAGAATTTGCCGCATGA
- a CDS encoding peroxiredoxin, whose translation MSRPLKDGAKAPDFTLPDQDGNDVNLYDLLKDGPVVVFFYPKAFTNVCTAEACSFRDNFEEFAAAGARIVGISTDGIEKQKAFADRYKLTFPVLSDPEATAYKLFGLRSSQQVWQLNDRVTFVIDRDGFVRHHSSGMLVSDPHVQESLKVVLSLD comes from the coding sequence ATCAGCCGCCCGCTCAAAGACGGCGCCAAGGCCCCAGACTTCACGCTTCCTGACCAGGACGGAAACGACGTCAACCTCTACGACCTGCTCAAAGACGGGCCGGTCGTCGTGTTCTTCTACCCGAAGGCATTCACGAATGTCTGCACCGCCGAGGCGTGCTCATTCCGCGACAACTTCGAGGAGTTCGCTGCGGCTGGCGCGCGGATCGTCGGAATAAGCACCGACGGCATCGAGAAGCAGAAGGCCTTCGCGGATCGTTACAAGCTGACGTTTCCGGTCCTGAGCGATCCCGAGGCGACGGCCTACAAGCTCTTCGGCTTGCGGTCTTCGCAGCAGGTCTGGCAGCTGAACGATCGCGTGACTTTCGTGATCGATCGCGATGGTTTCGTGCGCCACCACTCGAGCGGCATGCTCGTTTCGGACCCGCACGTCCAGGAATCGCTCAAAGTCGTTCTTTCACTCGACTAG
- a CDS encoding NADPH:quinone oxidoreductase family protein, producing MRAIRMNVAGGGPADAVEEEVSAPEANEHGLIVDVRSAGVSFPDLLLSKGEYQIKPEPPFTLGSEGAGRVAHAPEGSGFAVGDRVAFLSLGAYAEQVVTSPLMTFKLPDEFDYHEGAALIINYHTALFALRDRGQLKSGETVLVQGAAGGVGTAAIQIAKAMGARVIAAVSSDEKAEVALEAGADEIVFSGGDEWLGRVKEMTEKRGVDVVLDPVGGKRFIDNLRALAEGGRLLVVGFAEGSIPEVKVNRLLLRNTSVVGVAWGAFVGTRPELAHEIGETVNAMAARGEIKPLIGKVFNFEDAADALQLLDDRKATGKVVLQVSEDE from the coding sequence ATGCGGGCGATCAGAATGAACGTGGCGGGCGGCGGCCCGGCAGATGCTGTTGAGGAAGAAGTCTCTGCGCCCGAGGCCAACGAGCACGGGCTGATCGTCGATGTGCGCTCGGCCGGGGTGTCTTTCCCTGATCTGCTGCTGAGCAAGGGCGAATACCAGATCAAACCCGAGCCGCCGTTCACGCTCGGATCCGAAGGCGCCGGCCGCGTCGCTCACGCGCCAGAGGGCAGCGGCTTCGCAGTTGGCGATCGCGTTGCATTTCTGTCGCTCGGCGCGTACGCCGAGCAGGTCGTGACTTCCCCCTTGATGACCTTCAAGCTGCCGGACGAATTCGATTACCACGAGGGCGCGGCGCTGATCATCAATTACCACACGGCCTTGTTCGCACTGCGTGATCGCGGGCAACTGAAGAGTGGTGAGACGGTGTTGGTCCAGGGCGCGGCTGGGGGAGTGGGCACCGCAGCGATTCAGATTGCAAAGGCGATGGGCGCGCGCGTGATCGCTGCGGTTTCATCGGACGAGAAGGCCGAGGTCGCGCTCGAGGCCGGCGCCGACGAGATCGTCTTCTCCGGCGGCGACGAGTGGCTCGGGCGGGTCAAGGAAATGACTGAGAAGCGCGGCGTTGATGTCGTGCTCGATCCAGTCGGCGGGAAGCGCTTCATCGACAACCTTCGCGCGCTCGCCGAAGGTGGGCGCCTGCTTGTGGTCGGATTCGCCGAGGGCTCGATCCCGGAGGTCAAGGTCAACCGCCTCCTGCTGCGCAACACATCTGTTGTCGGCGTCGCTTGGGGCGCCTTTGTCGGCACCAGGCCCGAGCTCGCGCACGAGATCGGCGAGACCGTGAACGCAATGGCGGCCCGCGGCGAGATCAAGCCGCTGATCGGCAAGGTCTTCAACTTTGAGGATGCGGCCGATGCGCTGCAGCTGCTCGACGATCGCAAAGCGACCGGCAAGGTTGTGCTCCAAGTATCCGAGGATGAATAG
- a CDS encoding DUF1330 domain-containing protein: MPVDPTPDDVRRYVEEDEGGPVVMLNLLRYGGSGGKESYDKYAEAVQAHLERVGGEVVYAGDCSTAVIADAGHEWDAVLLVRYPSRQKFLEMVMDPSYQEITHLRTEGLADAVLQATTPWG, translated from the coding sequence ATGCCGGTTGATCCGACTCCCGACGACGTCCGGCGCTATGTCGAAGAGGACGAGGGCGGACCGGTGGTGATGCTCAACCTGCTGCGCTACGGCGGGAGCGGTGGCAAGGAGTCATACGACAAGTACGCGGAAGCGGTGCAGGCGCACCTCGAGCGCGTCGGCGGCGAGGTTGTCTACGCGGGCGACTGCTCAACCGCGGTGATCGCAGATGCCGGCCACGAATGGGACGCGGTCCTGCTTGTCCGCTACCCAAGTCGCCAGAAATTCCTCGAGATGGTGATGGATCCCAGCTACCAGGAGATCACCCATCTGCGCACCGAAGGTCTGGCAGACGCCGTGCTTCAGGCCACGACACCCTGGGGCTAG
- a CDS encoding SRPBCC family protein — protein MPWFKTEPVDESFFESAPVRLVETFEVNRPAAEVWKELTALHPLSWCRIIGKGISWTSDPPHGVGTTRTVSALKGANKFREHFFIWDEGRRMSFYVLEASAPMVKRFAEDYVVEPVSETSCKFTWTIAYEPSAIGKPGDAINKRLLGSLFTDTRKHYAG, from the coding sequence TTGCCTTGGTTCAAGACCGAACCCGTCGATGAGTCGTTCTTCGAGTCGGCGCCCGTGCGACTGGTCGAGACCTTCGAGGTCAATCGCCCGGCGGCGGAAGTTTGGAAGGAGTTGACAGCGCTCCATCCTCTCTCGTGGTGCCGCATCATCGGCAAGGGGATCAGTTGGACCTCCGACCCGCCGCACGGCGTCGGAACCACGCGGACCGTCTCGGCGCTCAAGGGTGCCAACAAGTTTCGCGAGCACTTCTTCATATGGGATGAGGGGCGCCGCATGTCCTTCTATGTGCTCGAAGCCAGTGCGCCGATGGTCAAACGCTTTGCCGAGGACTACGTCGTTGAGCCCGTGTCTGAAACGAGCTGCAAGTTCACGTGGACGATCGCTTACGAGCCCAGCGCCATCGGCAAGCCCGGGGACGCGATCAACAAGCGCCTGCTGGGATCGCTCTTCACTGACACGCGAAAGCACTATGCCGGTTGA
- a CDS encoding cupin domain-containing protein — MPNIFDPEFDTERDGDGAIKRQDFVGRKAGSDRIGATVWELEPGATAYKYHFHYGEEELLVVIQGAPTLRTPDGTSELAAGDIVSFPVGPEGAHQLINKSDSVIRFLAISAGDSTDVVKYLDTGETLVSHRRNDADGFKQILKDDA, encoded by the coding sequence ATGCCGAACATCTTCGATCCCGAGTTCGACACCGAGCGCGACGGCGATGGGGCGATCAAACGCCAGGACTTCGTCGGCCGTAAGGCGGGCTCCGATCGAATCGGCGCCACCGTATGGGAGTTGGAGCCGGGCGCGACGGCCTACAAGTACCACTTCCACTACGGCGAAGAGGAGCTGCTGGTCGTCATCCAGGGCGCGCCAACGCTTCGCACTCCCGACGGAACGAGTGAGCTCGCCGCCGGAGACATCGTGAGTTTCCCGGTCGGACCCGAGGGTGCGCACCAGTTGATCAACAAGTCGGATTCGGTTATCCGCTTTCTTGCAATCAGCGCTGGAGACTCGACCGACGTGGTGAAGTATCTCGACACTGGCGAGACACTTGTGAGCCATCGGCGCAACGACGCTGACGGCTTCAAGCAGATACTGAAAGACGACGCGTAA
- a CDS encoding class I SAM-dependent methyltransferase, whose product MRAGAEHWEAAYSGGDASVSWYQSEATTSLELIQKVAAPHASVIDVGGGSSTLVDGLLASGHRKVAVLDLADNGLAISRHRLGAAAEQVDWIVANLLEWRSPELYDVWHDRAVLHFLTEDDERAQYLDALRSVLEIGGHAVIGTFAEDGPERCSGLTVRRYSAEDLRTFLGPEFEFVSEMHELHQTPGGNQQSFNWLTARRIG is encoded by the coding sequence ATGAGGGCTGGAGCAGAACATTGGGAAGCCGCATACAGCGGCGGCGATGCAAGCGTGAGCTGGTACCAGTCGGAGGCGACCACGTCGCTCGAGCTGATTCAGAAAGTCGCCGCCCCGCACGCCTCAGTGATTGATGTGGGCGGCGGGTCTTCAACGCTCGTCGATGGTCTGCTGGCAAGCGGTCACCGCAAAGTCGCAGTTCTTGACCTTGCCGACAACGGCCTGGCGATAAGTCGCCACCGTCTGGGTGCGGCGGCAGAACAGGTGGATTGGATCGTCGCGAACCTGCTCGAATGGCGGTCACCCGAGCTTTACGACGTCTGGCACGATCGCGCCGTGCTCCATTTCCTCACGGAAGATGATGAGCGGGCGCAGTATCTGGACGCGCTCCGATCTGTGCTGGAGATCGGCGGACATGCGGTGATCGGTACGTTCGCCGAGGACGGTCCCGAGCGTTGCTCCGGACTGACTGTGCGGCGCTACTCGGCCGAAGATCTGCGGACGTTTCTGGGGCCAGAGTTTGAATTCGTCAGCGAAATGCACGAGCTGCACCAAACACCCGGCGGCAATCAGCAGTCTTTCAACTGGCTGACGGCGCGCCGCATCGGCTGA
- a CDS encoding lysoplasmalogenase: MRSAQYAGGSVMGIGRSISEALKPSFRRPERAVFLAASVALTVAGARRAKNVELVAKPLVMGSIVAGLLRTGGSRDRTDNVLLLGAAAASFVGDWFMLFEEFAEDEGAADRQIQRGASSFAVNHLLLGALAIRHGARPSKSEALKRLPGLIEGGAVLGVTKPQLLPVLGPYSALLATFATLLADPKLSAEKEALSGMALGGLSFMASDGTILHRRTFLTNPTARAAAEGFVLASYVFAQALIYDGLERLTER, encoded by the coding sequence GTGCGATCGGCGCAGTACGCTGGCGGTTCTGTGATGGGGATCGGTCGATCAATATCCGAGGCGCTCAAACCGTCGTTCAGGCGACCGGAGCGCGCCGTGTTTCTCGCCGCCTCGGTGGCGCTGACTGTCGCTGGAGCCCGCCGGGCCAAAAACGTCGAACTGGTCGCGAAGCCGCTCGTGATGGGGTCGATCGTCGCTGGGCTGCTTCGTACCGGCGGATCTCGCGATCGAACTGACAATGTTTTGCTGCTCGGAGCCGCGGCGGCCTCGTTCGTCGGCGACTGGTTCATGTTGTTCGAGGAGTTCGCTGAGGACGAGGGGGCAGCTGATCGCCAGATCCAGCGCGGCGCCTCGAGCTTTGCGGTCAACCATCTGTTGCTTGGCGCGCTGGCCATCCGCCATGGCGCACGGCCGTCGAAGTCAGAGGCGTTGAAGCGGTTGCCCGGACTCATCGAAGGCGGCGCAGTGCTCGGCGTGACCAAGCCTCAGTTGCTCCCAGTGCTCGGTCCGTACTCCGCGCTCCTCGCGACCTTCGCGACGCTGCTCGCCGATCCAAAGCTTTCTGCTGAAAAGGAGGCGCTCAGCGGAATGGCTCTCGGCGGGCTCAGCTTCATGGCCTCCGACGGCACGATCTTGCACCGCCGCACGTTTCTGACTAATCCGACGGCACGCGCGGCGGCCGAAGGATTCGTGCTCGCCAGCTACGTATTTGCTCAGGCGTTGATCTACGACGGGCTCGAACGACTTACAGAACGATGA
- a CDS encoding DUF1232 domain-containing protein: MLVDALIAIVISLTVVWLVIALVLVVKRPDRETIAAVAKLPGELVSMIRTLLREDQLPRAARIRLWILLGYLISPIDLVPDFIPVIGYADDVIVTAILLRGTARSVGADALREAWPGSSDNLKAILRLCGISDRS; the protein is encoded by the coding sequence ATGCTCGTCGACGCGCTCATCGCGATCGTCATATCACTGACGGTGGTCTGGCTGGTGATTGCGCTCGTCCTGGTCGTCAAGCGACCTGACCGAGAGACCATCGCCGCGGTCGCCAAACTCCCCGGCGAGCTGGTCAGCATGATCCGAACGCTTCTCCGCGAAGACCAGCTCCCACGCGCAGCTCGCATCCGCCTGTGGATTCTGCTCGGCTATCTGATCTCGCCGATTGACCTGGTTCCCGACTTCATTCCGGTCATCGGATACGCAGACGACGTGATCGTGACCGCAATCCTCTTGCGCGGGACGGCGCGATCGGTCGGGGCGGACGCGCTGAGAGAGGCATGGCCCGGAAGCTCGGACAATCTCAAGGCCATTCTACGGCTCTGCGGAATCTCTGATCGGTCCTGA
- a CDS encoding acylphosphatase translates to MSSVVHARVVAHGRVQGVFYRDTIRRAAELRGVGGSAVNLPDGTVECHFEGFRPPVEEMIDVARVGSRGADVERVDVDWSEPEGITEFSTS, encoded by the coding sequence ATGAGTTCAGTTGTTCACGCGCGAGTCGTCGCACACGGCCGCGTCCAAGGAGTCTTTTATCGCGACACGATTCGGCGTGCCGCCGAGTTGCGTGGTGTCGGCGGATCAGCCGTGAATCTGCCCGACGGAACCGTCGAATGTCACTTCGAGGGCTTCAGGCCGCCGGTAGAAGAGATGATCGATGTTGCGCGCGTGGGTTCACGCGGCGCAGATGTCGAGCGCGTTGACGTCGATTGGTCCGAACCGGAGGGAATCACCGAGTTTTCGACGAGTTGA
- a CDS encoding transposase — protein sequence MAKQYPKELRDDVVAVARSGQARRSQVAKDFGISEQTLSNWLKKAEIEEGVRPGMTEADRNEFRELKKRNRLLEQENEVLRRASAYLSQANLRGK from the coding sequence ATGGCAAAGCAGTACCCGAAGGAATTGCGAGACGATGTCGTTGCCGTTGCGCGCTCTGGCCAAGCTCGAAGGAGCCAAGTGGCAAAGGATTTCGGAATCTCCGAGCAGACTCTGAGCAACTGGCTCAAGAAGGCCGAGATCGAAGAAGGCGTGCGGCCCGGCATGACTGAGGCCGATCGCAATGAATTCCGCGAGCTGAAGAAGCGAAACCGCCTACTTGAGCAGGAGAATGAAGTGCTGAGGCGCGCCTCTGCCTATCTGTCCCAGGCGAATTTGCGCGGAAAATGA